One Faecalispora anaeroviscerum genomic window carries:
- the prfA gene encoding peptide chain release factor 1, with the protein MFENLTVFVNRLEELGQRMFDPAVAADAKGYAELMKEYKNLEPIVEKYREYLKAVQTVEESTEMLNESGLEREMKEMIQHELDDAKDQVEQTADELKILLLPRDPNDERNVIMEIRGGAGGEEAALFSARLFRMYSMYATRRGWKTELLNANETELGGYKEISFQITGDGAYSRLKYESGVHRVQRVPETETQGRIHTSTATVAVLPEVDDVEIEINPTDLQIDTYRASGAGGQHVNKTESAIRITHLPTGTVVECQDERSQFKNKDKAMKVLRSRLYEAKQREQDAQVAQQRKSQVGTGDRSERIRTYNFPQGRLTDHRIGLTLYRLEEVLNGDLDEVIASLITADRARQLEETIDRQE; encoded by the coding sequence ATGTTTGAAAATCTAACCGTGTTTGTAAACCGGCTGGAGGAACTGGGTCAGCGCATGTTCGACCCCGCTGTGGCGGCGGACGCAAAAGGATATGCCGAGCTGATGAAGGAATATAAAAATCTTGAGCCGATTGTGGAAAAATACCGCGAATACCTGAAGGCGGTGCAAACGGTGGAGGAATCCACCGAAATGCTGAATGAATCCGGCCTCGAGCGCGAGATGAAGGAAATGATTCAGCACGAGCTGGACGATGCCAAAGATCAGGTGGAGCAGACGGCGGATGAGCTGAAGATTCTGCTTCTCCCGCGCGACCCGAACGACGAGCGCAACGTGATTATGGAAATTCGCGGCGGTGCGGGTGGGGAAGAAGCGGCGCTATTTTCGGCGCGGCTGTTCCGCATGTACAGCATGTACGCGACCCGGCGCGGCTGGAAAACCGAGCTTCTGAACGCGAATGAAACCGAGCTGGGCGGGTATAAAGAAATCAGCTTTCAGATCACAGGCGACGGAGCGTATTCGCGCCTGAAATACGAAAGCGGCGTCCACCGGGTGCAGCGTGTGCCCGAAACGGAAACGCAGGGCCGCATCCACACCTCTACCGCAACGGTGGCGGTTCTGCCTGAGGTGGACGATGTGGAAATCGAGATCAACCCCACCGATCTGCAGATCGATACCTACCGGGCCAGCGGCGCGGGTGGTCAGCATGTCAACAAGACGGAGTCGGCGATCCGCATTACGCACCTGCCCACGGGTACGGTGGTGGAATGCCAGGATGAACGAAGCCAGTTTAAAAATAAGGACAAGGCCATGAAGGTTCTGCGCTCGCGTCTGTACGAGGCAAAGCAGCGGGAGCAGGATGCGCAGGTGGCGCAGCAGAGAAAATCCCAGGTAGGCACGGGCGACCGCTCCGAGCGGATTCGCACCTATAACTTCCCGCAGGGGCGGCTGACCGATCACCGCATCGGTTTGACCCTTTACCGGCTGGAAGAGGTGC
- a CDS encoding DUF951 domain-containing protein — protein sequence MDVRPGDILQMKKPHPCGSKDFVVLRAGMDFKIRCKGCGHEVMVPRLKCEKNIKKILREETQDTL from the coding sequence ATGGATGTACGCCCCGGTGATATTTTGCAGATGAAAAAGCCGCATCCCTGCGGCAGTAAGGACTTTGTGGTGCTGCGCGCCGGCATGGATTTCAAGATCCGGTGCAAGGGCTGCGGGCACGAGGTAATGGTGCCGCGTTTGAAATGTGAAAAAAATATAAAAAAAATCCTGCGCGAAGAAACGCAGGATACCTTGTAG
- a CDS encoding biotin--[acetyl-CoA-carboxylase] ligase → MKNEEIILQSLKESKDYLSGEELSRRLGISRSAVWKNINSLRESGYVIESVTNRGYRIQNSSDALTPTEIQDGLLTEAFGQTVAVFAETDSTNEEAKRQAHKGAPHGAVFVAERQLGGKGRLGRPWQSPPKSGLWFTVLLRPDAAPPQVSNLTLLAGLAVSRAIHSLTGCDAKIKWPNDIVIGSKKVCGILTEMTAEVDRVHFAVVGIGVNVNDEGFEEELKEKATSLRLETGAPVSRVALLQQILQEFEALYLEYFVQRSKNWLQAYKENCVSLDRTVGATRGQEKIIGTAVDITEGGELVVQTDDGRRVEINSGEVVVQGIYGQTPQ, encoded by the coding sequence ATGAAAAATGAAGAGATTATCCTTCAATCTTTAAAAGAGAGCAAAGACTATCTTTCCGGCGAGGAGTTGAGCCGGCGTTTGGGAATTTCGCGTTCCGCGGTATGGAAGAACATCAACAGCCTGCGGGAGAGCGGGTATGTGATTGAATCGGTGACAAACCGCGGCTATCGGATTCAGAATTCCTCTGACGCGCTGACCCCCACCGAAATACAGGACGGGCTTTTAACCGAAGCGTTCGGCCAAACCGTGGCCGTTTTTGCAGAGACAGACTCCACCAATGAAGAAGCAAAACGCCAGGCGCACAAGGGCGCGCCGCACGGCGCCGTATTTGTGGCGGAACGACAGCTCGGAGGGAAAGGCCGCTTGGGGCGCCCATGGCAAAGCCCGCCGAAATCGGGACTGTGGTTTACGGTGCTGCTGCGCCCCGACGCAGCGCCCCCGCAGGTTTCGAACCTGACGCTGCTGGCCGGGCTAGCCGTCAGCCGTGCGATTCACTCTTTAACCGGCTGTGACGCGAAAATCAAATGGCCGAACGATATTGTCATCGGCAGCAAAAAGGTTTGTGGTATTCTTACAGAAATGACCGCTGAAGTTGACCGGGTTCATTTTGCCGTCGTCGGCATCGGGGTCAACGTAAACGATGAGGGCTTTGAGGAAGAGCTGAAGGAAAAAGCGACCTCCCTGCGGCTTGAAACCGGCGCGCCGGTTTCCCGTGTAGCACTGCTGCAACAGATATTGCAGGAGTTTGAGGCGCTTTATCTGGAATATTTCGTCCAGAGAAGCAAAAACTGGTTACAGGCTTATAAAGAAAACTGTGTTTCGCTGGACCGCACCGTAGGCGCGACACGCGGGCAGGAGAAAATAATCGGCACAGCGGTAGACATTACCGAAGGTGGCGAACTGGTGGTTCAAACGGACGATGGGCGGCGTGTTGAGATCAACTCCGGAGAGGTCGTCGTGCAGGGAATTTACGGACAAACACCGCAGTAA
- a CDS encoding AraC family transcriptional regulator: MEEHREAVQRMQDYIAEHLCENITLTDLSAVSLFSPWYSYRLFTQWTNLTPADYIRRLRLSKSALKLRNEAYKILDVALELGFGSVDGYQRAFFREFGCNPKEYAAAPIPLYLFTPYGVKYRATRKEKKMETVKNVFIQVIEKPARKVLIKRGLKAADYFAYCEEVGCDVWGLLLSIKSISGEPVSLWLPKSYIKPDTSEYVQGVEVATDYADIIPDGFDVINLPACKYLMFQGEPFAEEDYCEAIEQVWEAIKKYDPTVIGYTWDKENPRIQLEPIGTRGYIELVAIK, from the coding sequence ATGGAGGAACACAGAGAAGCTGTTCAGCGTATGCAGGACTATATCGCAGAGCATTTGTGCGAAAATATAACTCTTACGGATTTGTCGGCGGTCTCCTTGTTTTCGCCGTGGTATTCCTATCGGCTATTTACACAGTGGACGAATCTAACGCCTGCGGATTATATTCGGCGGCTTCGTCTATCCAAATCGGCGCTGAAGCTACGTAATGAAGCCTACAAAATCCTTGACGTTGCATTGGAACTTGGCTTTGGTAGCGTAGACGGATATCAGCGTGCCTTTTTCCGTGAGTTTGGCTGCAACCCAAAGGAATATGCCGCTGCACCCATTCCTCTTTATCTTTTCACCCCTTATGGAGTAAAGTACAGAGCTACCCGAAAGGAGAAAAAGATGGAAACTGTAAAAAATGTATTTATTCAGGTCATCGAGAAACCGGCACGCAAGGTGCTTATCAAGCGAGGATTGAAAGCTGCCGACTATTTTGCTTACTGCGAGGAGGTTGGTTGCGATGTATGGGGCCTGCTGCTGAGCATCAAATCCATTAGCGGAGAGCCAGTTTCCCTTTGGCTCCCCAAAAGCTACATCAAACCAGACACTTCGGAATATGTACAGGGCGTTGAGGTCGCAACGGATTATGCTGATATTATTCCGGACGGCTTTGATGTGATTAACCTGCCCGCATGTAAATATTTGATGTTTCAAGGCGAACCGTTTGCCGAAGAAGACTATTGCGAGGCAATCGAACAGGTGTGGGAAGCAATTAAAAAATATGATCCCACTGTGATTGGCTACACTTGGGACAAAGAAAACCCACGTATCCAGCTTGAGCCAATCGGGACGAGAGGATATATTGAATTGGTGGCAATCAAATAA
- a CDS encoding aspartate kinase codes for MSLIVQKFGGSSVANADRLRNVADIITKTYSQNNDVVVVVSAQGDTTDDLIAKAKEVNSRPSKREMDMLLTAGEQMSASLLAMTIEQMGFPVVSLLGWQAGFQTDTAYGSARIKRVVPDRIKKELDKRNIVIVTGFQGLNRYNDMTTLGRGGSDTSAVAIAAVMNADLCQIYTDVEGVYTADPRKVKNAKKIDVISYDEMLELATLGAQVLNNRSVEMAKKYNIELEVLSSYNRVPGTIVKEATKMEKMLISGIAKDNGVARVAIIGVPDRPGLAFKVFSKLSAKGVNVDIILQSIGRNGTKDISFTISEDHLQAAMEVLTPYVEQIGASSVVYDEDVAKVSIVGAGMETHPGVAAMMFEALFESNINIQMISTSEIKISVLIERKDADKAVAAIHNKFFPEVVDQ; via the coding sequence ATGAGCTTGATCGTTCAGAAATTCGGCGGCAGCTCCGTGGCTAACGCGGACCGTTTGCGCAACGTCGCCGACATCATCACCAAGACGTATTCCCAAAACAACGATGTAGTCGTTGTTGTGTCTGCACAGGGCGACACAACAGATGATCTGATTGCCAAGGCAAAAGAGGTGAACAGCCGTCCCTCCAAGCGAGAGATGGATATGCTCCTGACTGCCGGCGAGCAGATGTCTGCATCACTTTTAGCCATGACCATTGAGCAGATGGGTTTCCCCGTCGTTTCGCTTCTCGGCTGGCAGGCGGGCTTTCAGACCGATACGGCCTACGGCTCCGCCCGCATTAAACGCGTGGTGCCTGACCGCATCAAGAAGGAGCTGGATAAACGCAACATCGTCATTGTTACGGGCTTCCAGGGTCTGAACCGTTACAACGACATGACCACCCTGGGCCGCGGAGGCTCCGATACCAGCGCCGTTGCGATTGCGGCGGTTATGAACGCGGATTTGTGCCAGATTTACACCGATGTGGAGGGCGTATATACCGCCGATCCCCGCAAGGTGAAAAACGCGAAGAAAATCGATGTGATCTCTTACGATGAAATGCTGGAGCTGGCCACGCTCGGCGCGCAGGTGCTGAACAACCGCTCTGTTGAAATGGCGAAGAAATATAATATTGAGCTGGAGGTTCTGTCCAGCTATAACCGGGTACCGGGTACGATTGTGAAGGAGGCAACCAAAATGGAAAAAATGTTGATCAGCGGCATTGCAAAGGATAACGGGGTAGCCCGTGTAGCGATTATCGGGGTTCCGGATCGTCCCGGCCTGGCGTTTAAGGTGTTTTCCAAGCTGTCCGCAAAGGGCGTGAACGTCGATATTATCCTGCAGTCTATTGGCCGCAACGGCACAAAGGACATCAGTTTTACCATTTCCGAAGATCATCTTCAGGCCGCTATGGAGGTTCTCACCCCTTATGTGGAGCAGATTGGTGCTTCCAGCGTTGTGTATGATGAGGATGTCGCAAAGGTTTCCATTGTCGGCGCGGGCATGGAAACACACCCCGGCGTAGCAGCCATGATGTTCGAGGCTCTGTTTGAGTCCAATATCAATATTCAGATGATCTCCACCAGCGAGATTAAAATTTCGGTTCTGATCGAGCGCAAGGACGCCGACAAGGCGGTTGCGGCGATCCACAATAAGTTCTTCCCCGAGGTAGTCGATCAATAA
- the thrB gene encoding homoserine kinase: MIRIQVPATSANLGSGFDALGIALTLYNQVWMEESDTLQISSRDATAVPLDEHNLVYWAAKLLYERCGHTLRGLHIEQENNIPMARGLGSSSACIVAGLLGANHLLGNPLGQQELIDFAAEIEGHPDNTTPALLGGLVTSAMEQGRVYSVSVPVSEKIRFAVFVPSFELKTETARSVLPKEYSREDAVYNLSRSALMTASLFSGNLENLRVAVQDRIHQPYRKGLIDHCDKVFEMCASFGSLGTYISGAGSTIIAMVEAGQAEDFAKRARAHMAEWGVADWEISIRSAEAHGAKVFEETNSFE; the protein is encoded by the coding sequence ATGATCAGAATACAAGTGCCGGCGACCAGCGCGAATTTGGGGTCCGGTTTCGATGCGCTGGGAATCGCTTTGACCTTGTACAATCAGGTTTGGATGGAGGAAAGCGATACCCTTCAGATTTCCAGCAGAGATGCAACTGCTGTGCCGCTGGATGAGCATAACCTGGTTTATTGGGCGGCAAAGCTGCTGTATGAGCGCTGCGGGCACACCCTGCGCGGGCTGCATATTGAGCAGGAGAACAACATTCCCATGGCGCGCGGCCTCGGCAGCAGCTCTGCCTGCATTGTAGCCGGCCTGCTCGGCGCCAATCATCTTTTGGGCAACCCGCTCGGCCAACAGGAGCTCATTGATTTTGCGGCAGAGATTGAGGGTCACCCCGATAATACCACGCCGGCCCTTTTGGGCGGGCTAGTCACCTCGGCAATGGAGCAGGGGCGCGTGTACAGCGTCAGCGTGCCGGTATCCGAGAAAATCCGGTTCGCTGTTTTTGTGCCCTCCTTTGAGCTGAAAACCGAAACGGCGCGCTCGGTGCTGCCGAAGGAATATTCGCGGGAGGACGCGGTCTACAATCTGTCACGTTCGGCACTGATGACGGCTTCCCTCTTTTCGGGCAATCTTGAAAATTTGCGTGTGGCGGTACAGGATCGCATTCACCAGCCTTACCGCAAAGGCCTGATTGACCATTGCGACAAGGTGTTCGAGATGTGTGCTTCTTTCGGCTCCCTCGGTACCTATATCAGCGGTGCAGGCTCGACTATCATTGCGATGGTGGAGGCCGGGCAGGCGGAGGACTTTGCGAAGCGTGCGCGGGCACATATGGCAGAGTGGGGCGTAGCGGATTGGGAAATCTCGATTCGCAGCGCGGAGGCGCACGGTGCCAAGGTTTTTGAAGAAACAAATTCTTTCGAATGA
- a CDS encoding homoserine dehydrogenase has product MVEIAIMGYGVVGSGVAEVLCNHTENIAKRAKEEIRIKYILDLREFPEDPLADRFTKSFDDILNDPDVKIVVEVMGGLHPAYDFVRSCLLAGKSVVTSNKELVAQKGADLLALAQKQNLNFLFEASVGGGIPIIRPMSQCLAANDVIEIDGILNGTTNFILTKMIRDQMDFDDALALAQKLGYAERNPAADVEGLDACRKICILASLAFGKHVYPDQVHTEGITKVTLADVEYAEVWGGVIKLIGRVKILENDQIHIMVCPMFVPRSSQLATVDDVFNGIQVRGDSIGDVVFYGKGAGKLPTASAVVADVIDCVRHFKARKYLFWDQAVPNYVCDYRKDTVAFYVRAKSEDSAFALGQAEGLFGPVRQLVRKGAGKDEFAFVTEPLVEEDFLDKLEQLKDEGAEVLSTLRIGEF; this is encoded by the coding sequence ATGGTAGAAATCGCAATCATGGGGTATGGTGTGGTAGGCTCCGGTGTGGCGGAGGTTCTGTGTAATCATACCGAAAATATTGCCAAACGGGCAAAAGAGGAAATCAGAATCAAATATATTCTGGATTTGAGGGAATTCCCGGAGGATCCGCTGGCGGATCGCTTTACGAAATCCTTTGATGACATTCTGAACGATCCCGATGTTAAAATCGTGGTAGAGGTTATGGGCGGTCTGCACCCGGCATATGATTTTGTGCGCAGCTGCCTTTTGGCGGGCAAGAGCGTGGTTACCTCCAACAAAGAGCTGGTGGCGCAAAAGGGCGCGGATCTTTTGGCTTTGGCGCAGAAGCAGAACCTGAACTTTCTGTTTGAGGCCAGTGTTGGCGGCGGTATCCCGATCATCCGCCCCATGAGCCAGTGCCTGGCGGCAAACGATGTAATTGAGATTGACGGTATCCTCAACGGTACCACCAATTTCATTCTGACCAAGATGATTCGCGATCAGATGGATTTTGATGACGCGCTGGCCCTCGCGCAGAAGCTTGGCTACGCGGAGCGCAATCCCGCCGCGGACGTGGAGGGGCTGGACGCCTGCCGCAAGATTTGTATTCTGGCGTCTTTGGCATTTGGCAAGCATGTGTACCCCGATCAGGTGCATACTGAGGGAATCACCAAGGTGACTCTGGCCGACGTGGAATACGCTGAGGTGTGGGGCGGTGTGATTAAACTGATTGGTCGGGTCAAGATTCTCGAAAACGATCAGATTCATATTATGGTTTGCCCGATGTTTGTTCCCCGCAGCAGCCAGTTGGCCACTGTGGATGATGTGTTTAACGGTATTCAGGTGCGCGGCGATTCGATCGGCGACGTAGTATTTTACGGCAAGGGTGCAGGAAAGCTGCCTACTGCCAGCGCCGTAGTGGCGGATGTGATCGATTGTGTGCGGCACTTTAAGGCCCGCAAGTACCTGTTCTGGGATCAGGCCGTGCCGAACTATGTGTGCGATTACCGCAAGGATACCGTCGCATTTTATGTTCGCGCCAAATCCGAAGATTCCGCCTTTGCGCTGGGCCAGGCGGAGGGTCTGTTTGGGCCGGTTCGCCAGCTGGTGCGAAAGGGAGCGGGAAAAGACGAGTTTGCCTTTGTCACCGAGCCTTTGGTGGAGGAGGATTTCCTCGACAAGCTGGAGCAGCTCAAGGACGAAGGGGCAGAGGTGCTTTCTACCCTGCGCATCGGCGAATTTTAA
- a CDS encoding ACT domain-containing protein — MKESIFFLVDKKVLPKVYSKVVEAKQYIMNSEAASTSEAARMAGISRSVFYKYKDSVYPYQPEATNRILTIQAVLYDRPGVLMSLVSEFYGAGANILTINQNIPVNGKAMVSISARINNMMGTVDELLALLGNVDGVCSIDNISDQ, encoded by the coding sequence ATGAAAGAGTCAATTTTCTTTTTAGTGGATAAAAAGGTTCTGCCAAAGGTGTATTCCAAGGTAGTGGAAGCCAAGCAGTATATCATGAACTCTGAGGCCGCCAGCACATCTGAGGCGGCGAGGATGGCGGGAATTTCCCGCAGCGTGTTCTACAAATACAAGGATTCTGTGTATCCTTACCAGCCGGAGGCCACAAACCGGATTCTGACCATTCAGGCGGTGCTGTACGACCGTCCTGGCGTTTTGATGTCGCTGGTGTCTGAATTCTACGGTGCGGGTGCTAATATTCTGACGATCAATCAGAATATTCCGGTTAACGGCAAGGCGATGGTTTCGATCTCCGCACGAATCAATAACATGATGGGTACGGTCGACGAGCTGCTTGCTTTGCTCGGAAATGTGGACGGCGTGTGCAGCATCGACAATATTAGCGATCAATAG
- a CDS encoding transglycosylase domain-containing protein, whose amino-acid sequence MRKTDLNKFVGAQDTGSAASASMAGRIALKGLSSIIAVLAVAGVIVLVFLISFIMSFRSESIKMDLNNLKLNYTSFIYVNDDAGQPVEYQRLYSSENRIWVDYDKIPQNMKNAMIAIEDKRFMEHNGVDWRRTAGAVTTLFTKGGSYGGSTITQQLVKNITGDNEVSLTRKVKEIFRAINLDSRYSKEQILEAYLNVVNYGSGCQGVQAAANLYFGKEISQASLAECASIAAITQNPYKYNPLNFPENNKERQRVVLGEMLDQQMISQDEYNSAIKESNNMVFVGSKNENVVNDSPVWNWYTDAMFEDIVEDLQTTQGISKEKAVYMMYHGGLKIYSAMDQKAQQTAEEVISGDNMPSDQKIQLGYLMMDYTGRVLATVGRRGEKTGNRLLSYATDSQRQPGSSIKPIASYGPAVDMGVIHYSSILPDEPVDNYFGSGKPGPNNWYKKFYGSITVQRALEISSNAAAAQLVKKISPAASYRFLTDQLHFTHLNPKTDSVQVSAMAIGGMNGGVTVKEMTAAYQMFGNGGQYYKPYTYYYVEDHDGNVILDNRQNTGTQVIKSTTSTIMNRLLRNVVYGSEGTGGGAAVSGWEVFGKTGTTDEDKDSWFVGGTPYAVAGIWTGYETPKSLSYHQKENNTKWAAKIWRNIMTKYLDGKKKIYFQYDSNVVSATFRTDNGRLSGADVGVTTKTGWYERGNMPEVDTSPPVASSTASDILSEPEQSDPENSQGETSHQSTPETSSKPEENSSPASSHSPPSSSHSQGNGNGNTPGQDGNGLWVPPDTEVRPGA is encoded by the coding sequence ATGAGGAAAACCGATTTAAATAAATTTGTGGGGGCACAAGATACCGGCAGTGCTGCAAGCGCATCGATGGCCGGACGAATTGCTCTGAAGGGTTTAAGCAGTATCATAGCGGTTCTGGCGGTTGCCGGAGTCATTGTGCTGGTTTTTTTGATCTCGTTTATTATGAGCTTCCGGAGTGAATCCATCAAAATGGATCTCAATAATCTGAAGCTCAATTATACCAGTTTTATCTATGTGAACGATGATGCAGGCCAGCCGGTGGAATACCAGCGGCTTTACAGCTCAGAAAACCGCATTTGGGTGGACTATGACAAAATCCCTCAAAACATGAAAAATGCGATGATCGCGATTGAAGATAAGCGCTTTATGGAACATAACGGGGTAGACTGGCGCCGTACTGCCGGTGCGGTAACTACTCTCTTTACCAAAGGCGGCAGCTATGGTGGCTCTACCATTACGCAGCAGCTGGTCAAAAACATTACCGGCGATAATGAGGTGAGTTTGACCCGAAAGGTAAAAGAGATTTTTCGGGCCATCAATCTGGACTCCCGCTATTCCAAGGAGCAGATATTAGAAGCATACCTGAATGTTGTCAACTACGGCAGCGGGTGTCAGGGTGTGCAGGCGGCGGCAAATTTGTATTTTGGTAAAGAAATCAGCCAGGCATCTCTGGCCGAGTGCGCTTCCATCGCGGCTATCACACAGAATCCTTATAAATACAATCCACTGAATTTTCCTGAAAATAACAAAGAGCGTCAGCGTGTGGTGCTGGGTGAAATGCTCGATCAGCAGATGATCAGTCAGGATGAGTACAACAGCGCCATCAAAGAATCAAACAATATGGTGTTTGTCGGCAGTAAAAACGAAAATGTGGTCAACGATTCTCCGGTTTGGAACTGGTATACCGACGCTATGTTTGAGGATATTGTGGAGGATCTGCAGACAACGCAGGGCATTTCCAAAGAAAAGGCCGTTTACATGATGTACCACGGAGGTTTGAAGATTTACTCCGCTATGGACCAGAAGGCGCAGCAGACCGCGGAGGAAGTGATTTCCGGCGACAACATGCCGTCGGATCAGAAGATTCAGCTGGGCTATCTTATGATGGACTATACTGGTCGTGTGCTTGCCACCGTGGGTCGGCGCGGAGAAAAGACGGGCAACCGACTGCTTAGCTACGCGACGGACAGCCAACGGCAGCCCGGTTCTTCCATTAAGCCCATTGCTTCCTACGGCCCGGCGGTCGATATGGGAGTGATTCATTATTCCTCCATTCTGCCAGATGAACCGGTTGATAATTATTTTGGCTCCGGTAAGCCAGGCCCTAACAACTGGTATAAAAAGTTTTATGGCTCCATCACGGTACAGCGCGCGCTGGAGATTTCTTCCAACGCTGCTGCCGCGCAGCTTGTGAAAAAGATTTCGCCTGCCGCGTCGTATCGGTTTCTGACCGATCAGCTTCACTTTACCCATTTAAACCCGAAAACGGACAGCGTTCAGGTTTCTGCCATGGCGATCGGCGGCATGAACGGAGGCGTTACGGTGAAGGAAATGACGGCGGCCTACCAAATGTTCGGCAATGGCGGCCAGTATTATAAGCCTTACACCTATTATTACGTGGAGGACCACGACGGCAACGTGATTCTGGACAACCGCCAGAACACGGGCACACAGGTTATCAAGTCCACCACCTCCACTATTATGAACCGTCTTCTGCGAAACGTTGTGTATGGTTCTGAGGGAACCGGCGGAGGAGCGGCTGTGAGCGGCTGGGAGGTGTTTGGTAAAACCGGTACTACCGATGAGGATAAGGACAGCTGGTTTGTAGGCGGTACGCCCTATGCGGTAGCCGGAATCTGGACGGGTTATGAAACCCCGAAATCGCTGTCTTATCATCAAAAAGAAAATAATACCAAGTGGGCCGCTAAAATCTGGCGAAACATTATGACTAAATATCTGGATGGAAAGAAAAAAATCTACTTCCAATACGATTCCAATGTGGTTTCCGCTACCTTCCGTACGGATAACGGGAGGCTGTCCGGCGCGGATGTTGGTGTTACCACAAAAACTGGGTGGTATGAGCGCGGCAATATGCCGGAGGTCGATACCAGCCCGCCTGTGGCTTCCTCTACTGCTTCTGATATTCTTTCGGAGCCGGAGCAATCCGACCCTGAGAATTCACAAGGGGAAACGTCGCACCAGTCTACTCCTGAAACCAGCTCAAAGCCGGAGGAAAACTCTTCTCCCGCGAGTTCTCATTCTCCGCCATCCTCTTCTCATTCGCAGGGGAATGGGAATGGAAATACCCCCGGGCAGGACGGAAACGGCCTTTGGGTTCCGCCGGATACGGAAGTTCGCCCGGGAGCCTGA
- a CDS encoding alpha/beta-type small acid-soluble spore protein — protein MASNKNVVPQAREALNKFKMEAASEVGVNLKQGYNGDLTSKDAGSVGGQMVKKMIEKYEQDMK, from the coding sequence ATGGCAAGCAATAAGAATGTTGTTCCTCAGGCTCGTGAGGCACTGAATAAGTTCAAGATGGAAGCCGCTTCTGAAGTGGGCGTAAACCTGAAGCAGGGTTACAACGGTGATTTGACCTCCAAGGATGCCGGTTCTGTCGGCGGCCAGATGGTCAAGAAAATGATCGAGAAGTACGAGCAGGACATGAAATAA
- a CDS encoding cell wall hydrolase, which yields MPYNERELLARLIKCEAGGEGDNGMNAVATIVANRANVPYGEFFRVSQGGSIRNIIEQPGQFTCMMTTVGGQYNAQNVFNMDPEEIHYQIADAVMAGNLFSGVGNSLFYFNPYRPTCPDKFPPGGVGTFYSHIYQHCFYAPTEKYKLT from the coding sequence ATGCCCTATAATGAAAGAGAACTGCTGGCACGGCTGATTAAATGCGAAGCCGGGGGCGAAGGGGACAACGGAATGAACGCCGTGGCAACCATCGTGGCAAATCGGGCCAATGTTCCTTACGGTGAATTTTTCAGGGTCAGTCAGGGCGGCAGCATTCGCAACATCATTGAACAACCCGGCCAGTTTACTTGCATGATGACTACTGTGGGCGGACAATACAACGCACAGAATGTTTTTAATATGGATCCGGAGGAGATTCACTACCAGATTGCTGACGCCGTGATGGCTGGTAATCTATTTTCCGGCGTTGGAAACAGTCTGTTCTACTTTAACCCCTACCGCCCTACCTGCCCGGATAAGTTCCCGCCCGGCGGCGTTGGCACGTTTTACAGCCACATCTATCAGCACTGTTTTTATGCTCCCACAGAAAAATACAAACTCACATAA
- a CDS encoding RNA polymerase sigma factor, whose protein sequence is MQDQEESVLAEKFDYYGAMLFRMCMVLLGNQQDAEDAVQDTFVRYWKTRPDFQDAEHEKAWLIRVATNRSKDRLRSWFRRSTTGMEALEGMAQYPNDLFVLEQLAALPYKNKTILFLHYVEGYRLKEIGDLLGMKENAVKAAARRGREKLKLQLKEASAYE, encoded by the coding sequence ATGCAAGATCAGGAAGAGTCTGTACTTGCTGAAAAATTTGACTACTACGGTGCCATGTTGTTCCGGATGTGCATGGTTCTACTGGGAAACCAACAGGATGCCGAGGACGCGGTACAGGATACCTTTGTGCGCTATTGGAAAACGCGCCCTGATTTTCAAGACGCCGAACACGAAAAAGCCTGGCTGATCCGTGTTGCGACGAACCGAAGCAAAGACAGGCTCCGCAGCTGGTTCCGCCGGTCCACCACCGGAATGGAGGCGCTTGAGGGCATGGCACAATATCCGAACGATCTTTTTGTGCTGGAACAGCTGGCCGCCCTGCCATATAAAAACAAAACGATTTTATTTCTGCATTATGTGGAGGGATACCGGCTAAAGGAAATCGGCGATTTGCTTGGCATGAAGGAAAACGCGGTAAAAGCTGCCGCCCGGCGCGGCAGGGAAAAATTGAAATTGCAGCTAAAGGAGGCTTCGGCATATGAATGA